CTCGGCACCACGAACAGCGCGGTGGCCGCCCACGATCCGCACCGCGCGGACATCGCCGTGCTCACCAACAGCAAGGGCGAGCGGCTCACGCCGTCCGTCGTCGGGGTCGTGCGCCGCGACGGCAAGGACCAGCCGCTGGTCGGCGAGGACGCGCTGAACTGGGCGATCAGGCAGCCGAAGGAAACCATCGTCTCCGTGAAGCGGCTGATGGGGCGGGACTTCGCGGACGCGTCGGTCGTGCAGGCGCGCGACCGGATGAGCTACGAGATCGTGGCGGGCCCCGACGAGGACCCCCGCGCGCACGTGCTGCTCGGCGGGCGGGCCCGCACCCCGGCGGAGATCTCCAGCGTCATCCTGGACAAGCTGGTCAGGGACGCCTCGCGGGTCCTCGGCGAGCCCGTGACGCACGCCGTGATCACCGTGCCCGCGTACTTCCGCGACGCCCAGCGTGCCGCGACGCGCGAGGCCGCGGAGCAGGCGGGCCTCGTGGTCAAGAAGATCGTCGACGAGCCTACGGCGGCGGCGGTCGCCTTCGGTCTGCACAAGCCGGGCGGCGCCCGCAGCCGCGTGCTCGTCTACGACCTGGGCGGCGGCACCTTCGACATCTCGATCCTCAACGCGGTCAAGGACCAGGAGGGCCGGAGCCAGTTCCAGGTCCTGCGGTCGGCGGGCGACATCTGGCTGGGCGGGGACGACTTCGACCTGGCGATCGTGGAGCGGATCATCGCGTGGATGCGCGAGCAGCACCACGTGGACCCGGCCGGCGACAAGGCGTTCCTGTTCCAGGCGAAGAAGGCCGCCGAGCGCGCCAAGCGCGAGCTGAACGACCTGCCCGAGACGTACATCGTGATCCCGGCCGCGTACCGCAGCGAGAACGGCGTCCTGGACGTCGAGATGAAGCTGACGCGCGGCGAGTTCCAGGGGATGATCGCGCCGCTGGTGGCCCGCACCATGAACCTCGTCCAGGAGTCCCTGGCGCGCTACGAACTCTCCACCGACGACATCTCCGACGTCCTGCTGGTGGGCGGCGGCACCCTGACCCGGCCCGTGTACGAGGCCGTGGAGGCGTTCTTCGGCGCCGACAAGGTCCGCAGGAACATCAATCCCATGGAGTGCGTGGCCTTCGGCGCGGGCGTGCTCGCCGAGACGCTGCGCGGTGTGGAGTGCTCGGACCCGGAGTGCGCGAAGGTCAACGAGTACGGGGCGGACGCCTGCACGGAGTGCGGCCGCAGTCTGGCCGACGGGC
The window above is part of the Streptomyces venezuelae genome. Proteins encoded here:
- a CDS encoding Hsp70 family protein, producing MKAIGIDLGTTNSAVAAHDPHRADIAVLTNSKGERLTPSVVGVVRRDGKDQPLVGEDALNWAIRQPKETIVSVKRLMGRDFADASVVQARDRMSYEIVAGPDEDPRAHVLLGGRARTPAEISSVILDKLVRDASRVLGEPVTHAVITVPAYFRDAQRAATREAAEQAGLVVKKIVDEPTAAAVAFGLHKPGGARSRVLVYDLGGGTFDISILNAVKDQEGRSQFQVLRSAGDIWLGGDDFDLAIVERIIAWMREQHHVDPAGDKAFLFQAKKAAERAKRELNDLPETYIVIPAAYRSENGVLDVEMKLTRGEFQGMIAPLVARTMNLVQESLARYELSTDDISDVLLVGGGTLTRPVYEAVEAFFGADKVRRNINPMECVAFGAGVLAETLRGVECSDPECAKVNEYGADACTECGRSLADGRSKGDTGLYESTPMAMGIAAIKGSQRDVFVEIIEAGSPYPLSEPRQRTFHATDSRRIRVPVYEGDSKVASENHEQGVVEFELPQEIEINRQVDVSFNYSADRIITVKISVRGTDMVLEATPNREKPRTPPPEPVEVLDSAALREQLGYAEREADSFLKRYGPYIEPVQAMKVRRDIEQAQRAAAMGDSGEYKRLTELLLDDMYRQCGLASQFRQAELASEGAPPETVRRINEAVEYVKQAHRQGNSVGTAQQARNLVNLVAVAQSERAVPTLPDRPDYEGILRFAEETAGG